The following proteins are co-located in the Desulfurococcus amylolyticus Z-533 genome:
- a CDS encoding DUF1512 domain-containing protein: MDGDTASLIIQVIWLIMFFLIITGLNQKIQMKIWVTDIRMKLDLIKGILEEDKQKTKVMLRNLGIQSPEPLIDRVIEFFTIEPVGIEPVDIIKRMDHLIRITDTTVRRLIEAEIPHAGKYERSLVETTLSIVGALHVIYKVVRHYLLTGEKENNWILIMQLQLQMPQILKYVNTYHEAFDAFATGKPIGDGIGPLVAYRLIESGRKISSRILDDTSITEVWYKDRRIYVVKAEGPGSNVGHPGAVINRLVDELKGSVDLMITVDAALKLEGEKSGSIAEGVGAAIGDPGPEKIAIERAASKYGIPLRALVIKMDLREAITVMRKEIFEAADSTLKYLERIIEEHTKPNSTIIVAGIGNTMGIPG, translated from the coding sequence ATGGATGGCGATACTGCTTCACTAATAATACAGGTTATCTGGCTTATAATGTTCTTTCTAATTATAACCGGGTTGAACCAGAAGATACAGATGAAGATTTGGGTCACAGATATAAGAATGAAGCTGGATTTGATCAAGGGCATACTGGAGGAGGATAAGCAGAAGACTAAAGTTATGCTTAGAAACCTCGGTATTCAATCACCGGAGCCGCTTATCGATAGGGTCATCGAGTTCTTCACTATAGAACCCGTCGGGATAGAGCCTGTTGACATTATAAAGAGGATGGATCACCTGATTCGTATAACAGATACAACTGTGAGAAGGTTAATTGAGGCTGAAATACCCCATGCGGGTAAGTATGAGAGAAGCCTTGTAGAGACAACTCTCTCAATCGTGGGGGCGCTACACGTAATATATAAGGTGGTTAGACACTACCTGCTAACCGGTGAGAAGGAGAATAATTGGATACTGATAATGCAGCTACAGCTCCAGATGCCGCAGATACTGAAATACGTGAACACGTATCATGAAGCGTTCGACGCCTTTGCAACGGGTAAGCCTATAGGCGATGGAATCGGCCCCCTGGTAGCTTATAGGCTGATAGAATCCGGGAGGAAGATATCATCAAGGATTCTAGATGATACCTCGATAACCGAGGTCTGGTATAAAGATAGAAGGATCTATGTTGTGAAAGCTGAGGGGCCTGGAAGCAATGTGGGTCACCCGGGCGCGGTGATAAATAGATTAGTAGACGAGCTCAAGGGCAGTGTTGACTTAATGATCACGGTGGATGCTGCATTAAAGCTCGAGGGCGAGAAATCAGGCTCGATAGCTGAGGGAGTTGGGGCAGCAATAGGCGATCCCGGTCCTGAGAAAATAGCTATTGAGAGGGCGGCATCTAAATATGGAATTCCATTAAGGGCGCTTGTCATCAAGATGGATCTTCGCGAGGCGATAACGGTTATGCGTAAGGAGATATTTGAAGCAGCTGACTCAACCCTAAAGTACCTTGAAAGAATTATAGAGGAACATACAAAACCGAATTCAACGATAATAGTTGCCGGGATAGGGAATACCATGGGGATACCCGGGTGA
- the map gene encoding type II methionyl aminopeptidase — protein MLTDEAVEMLRRAGWIARTVREEAVKLVKPGMSFLEIAEHVENRIRELGGEPAFPVNIGVNQVAAHYTPVPGDTGRIPDGSVVKIDIGVHVKGYIADTAATVSFNPAYEGLVEASRLALERVVEAVRPGIKANEIGRIIMETIKSMGFNPVRNLSGHSIDQYMIHSGLSIPNYDDFFSGWRLGPGVYAVEPFASTGVGLVEEGKQVTIYSLKKRKSRLPQSVMEVYEKIMDERKTLPFAERWLLKYSGNTGSIIYYMSKAGLLHEYPVLLEKSNGIVSQFEHTFIILHREVIVTTI, from the coding sequence ATGCTTACTGATGAAGCAGTGGAAATGCTGAGAAGGGCGGGCTGGATAGCCAGGACTGTGAGGGAGGAAGCTGTTAAACTAGTTAAACCCGGTATGAGTTTCCTAGAAATAGCTGAACATGTTGAGAACAGGATAAGGGAGCTCGGTGGAGAGCCAGCATTTCCCGTGAACATCGGTGTGAACCAGGTTGCAGCACACTATACCCCTGTACCTGGTGACACCGGTAGAATACCGGACGGCTCAGTTGTGAAGATAGATATAGGGGTTCATGTGAAGGGATATATAGCTGACACAGCTGCCACGGTCTCATTCAACCCTGCTTACGAGGGCCTCGTAGAGGCTTCACGGCTTGCATTGGAGAGGGTTGTTGAAGCTGTAAGACCAGGGATCAAGGCTAATGAGATAGGGAGGATAATCATGGAGACTATTAAATCGATGGGTTTCAACCCTGTGAGAAACCTCAGTGGTCACAGTATAGATCAGTATATGATTCATTCCGGGCTCAGCATACCCAACTACGATGACTTCTTCTCGGGATGGAGGCTTGGACCCGGGGTCTATGCTGTGGAGCCATTTGCCTCTACGGGAGTCGGCCTCGTGGAAGAGGGGAAGCAGGTTACAATATATTCTCTTAAGAAGAGGAAGAGTAGACTACCTCAAAGCGTTATGGAGGTTTATGAGAAGATAATGGATGAGAGGAAGACCCTTCCATTCGCTGAGAGATGGTTACTCAAATATAGCGGGAATACTGGGTCAATAATATACTATATGAGTAAAGCCGGGTTGCTGCATGAATACCCTGTTCTACTCGAGAAATCCAATGGCATTGTTTCACAGTTCGAGCACACATTTATAATACTTCATAGGGAAGTTATTGTTACGACTATTTAA